In Kitasatospora viridis, the following are encoded in one genomic region:
- a CDS encoding nucleotidyltransferase domain-containing protein, with translation MTADDVLAILAVLQRAEVDIWIGGGWGIDALVGEQTRQHRDLDLMHRSDQEPEVLAALSRAGFAETLDWRPVRFVVTDPGGREIDLHPLVFAAADGSAVQASTDAEHPFTYPASCFVTGTIQGTAVPCLSADQQVYFHQGYEPADRDRHDMAQLRQAFGIATHF, from the coding sequence ATGACAGCAGACGACGTACTGGCCATCCTCGCCGTGCTGCAGCGGGCGGAAGTGGACATCTGGATCGGTGGCGGCTGGGGCATCGACGCCCTCGTCGGTGAGCAGACCCGTCAGCACCGGGACCTGGACCTGATGCACCGGAGCGACCAAGAACCGGAGGTGCTCGCGGCCCTCTCGCGGGCCGGCTTCGCCGAGACCCTGGATTGGCGACCGGTGCGGTTCGTGGTCACCGATCCAGGTGGTCGGGAGATCGATCTGCACCCGCTGGTCTTCGCTGCTGCGGACGGGTCGGCAGTTCAGGCGTCGACCGACGCTGAGCACCCGTTCACCTATCCCGCCTCGTGCTTCGTCACGGGAACGATCCAGGGGACTGCCGTCCCCTGCCTGTCGGCCGATCAGCAGGTCTACTTCCACCAGGGTTACGAACCGGCCGATCGTGACCGTCACGACATGGCGCAGCTGCGACAGGCCTTCGGCATCGCCACGCACTTCTGA
- a CDS encoding inositol monophosphatase family protein, translating to MRPINELQLAHQLTDTADGISLRHFSAGAVPTTIKPDGSPVTVADHEVEQAIRGLLNDARPHDTFLGEESGAHGASARRWVIDPIDGTGNFAAGDPWWSTLIAADEGGEVLTGIVSAPAMQRRWWATRASGAWTGTCLDGRLGPGEALAVTSTATLDRATVATWPPTSRLTPQRQAAGARVVAACGKGGPLSDWDGVCHGALLVAAGVADVFLHLKAGPWDIAAVVPIVEEAGGRFSNLDGDRGISTGAALFTNGRVHDEVLELVRTDRG from the coding sequence ATGAGGCCGATCAACGAGCTGCAACTTGCACACCAGTTGACAGACACTGCTGACGGAATTTCCCTTCGCCACTTCTCGGCGGGTGCAGTGCCGACGACGATCAAGCCCGACGGCAGCCCTGTCACGGTGGCCGATCACGAGGTCGAGCAGGCGATTCGTGGCCTTCTCAATGACGCCCGCCCGCACGACACCTTCCTCGGAGAGGAGTCCGGCGCCCATGGGGCGTCAGCTCGGCGCTGGGTGATCGACCCGATTGACGGGACCGGCAACTTTGCTGCGGGGGATCCCTGGTGGAGCACCCTGATCGCCGCTGATGAAGGCGGCGAGGTCCTCACCGGCATCGTCTCCGCGCCGGCGATGCAGCGCCGCTGGTGGGCGACACGGGCATCGGGGGCGTGGACCGGCACCTGCCTCGACGGACGTCTCGGTCCCGGCGAGGCTCTTGCTGTCACCTCAACCGCAACCCTTGACCGGGCCACGGTGGCGACCTGGCCCCCCACCAGCCGGCTCACTCCGCAGCGTCAGGCCGCAGGTGCCAGGGTGGTCGCCGCTTGTGGCAAGGGGGGACCGCTGTCGGACTGGGACGGAGTCTGCCATGGTGCGCTGCTGGTCGCGGCGGGTGTCGCGGACGTCTTTCTCCATCTGAAGGCCGGCCCTTGGGACATCGCTGCGGTGGTCCCGATCGTGGAGGAGGCCGGGGGCAGATTCAGCAACTTGGACGGTGACCGCGGTATCTCCACGGGCGCGGCCCTGTTCACCAACGGTCGCGTGCACGATGAGGTCCTCGAACTCGTCAGGACTGATCGGGGCTGA
- a CDS encoding terpene synthase family protein, giving the protein MPQDVEFEVPFPSRTSPHAAAARARNLTWAHRYGLLGSAEAEQRYRFSQVAECGSYCYLDVAGDDLDLLFDVMGWFFLFDDQFETRCPQRIAKATAACQEHILVVSSPPGAPALATRPTAVAFADCWRRMCEGTTPRWRARTAHAWVDYFTGQLAEVADGLSRQELDFETHLARRRQTIGVFPSLCLAERTGHLDVPDLAWHSTHLKQMQQAAVDQVICVNEVFSLEKEEAHGSPNLIHDLMRQRGYDRVWAIHYMRDLADRRMQEFVALDQQLPQLCERLCLTETESRAVVRYSQLVGYWLRGNYDWHRATGRYRQVSTVQGGKEYLGALTTEDLSTPKDHPAQPASTEGSPASGG; this is encoded by the coding sequence ATGCCACAGGACGTGGAGTTCGAGGTTCCCTTCCCGTCTCGTACCAGCCCTCACGCCGCTGCCGCCCGTGCACGCAACCTGACTTGGGCGCACCGGTACGGGCTGCTGGGAAGCGCGGAAGCCGAGCAGCGTTATCGGTTCTCCCAGGTCGCCGAATGCGGTAGCTACTGTTATTTGGACGTGGCGGGTGACGATCTCGACCTGCTCTTTGACGTCATGGGCTGGTTCTTCCTCTTCGACGACCAGTTCGAGACGCGCTGTCCGCAACGTATCGCCAAGGCCACGGCGGCTTGCCAGGAGCACATCCTGGTGGTTTCCTCCCCGCCCGGCGCCCCCGCTTTGGCGACGCGCCCGACAGCCGTCGCCTTCGCCGACTGCTGGCGCCGCATGTGCGAAGGAACCACACCAAGGTGGCGGGCCCGTACCGCGCACGCCTGGGTGGATTACTTCACCGGGCAGCTGGCGGAGGTCGCTGACGGGCTCAGTCGTCAGGAGCTGGACTTCGAGACCCACCTGGCGCGCCGCCGGCAAACGATCGGCGTCTTTCCCTCCCTGTGCCTGGCCGAGCGCACCGGCCACCTCGACGTGCCCGACCTCGCCTGGCACAGCACCCACCTGAAACAAATGCAGCAAGCCGCCGTCGACCAAGTCATCTGCGTGAACGAGGTCTTCTCCCTGGAGAAGGAGGAGGCCCACGGGTCGCCGAACCTGATCCACGACCTGATGCGCCAACGCGGCTACGACCGCGTTTGGGCGATTCACTACATGCGCGACCTGGCGGACCGGCGGATGCAGGAATTCGTCGCCCTCGACCAGCAACTTCCCCAGTTGTGCGAGCGCCTGTGCCTCACCGAGACCGAATCCCGTGCCGTGGTCCGGTACTCGCAGCTCGTGGGGTACTGGCTTCGCGGAAACTACGACTGGCACCGCGCTACGGGGCGCTACAGGCAAGTGTCCACAGTCCAAGGCGGCAAGGAGTACTTGGGAGCCCTCACCACCGAGGACCTGTCCACTCCAAAGGATCATCCGGCGCAGCCCGCGAGCACCGAGGGCTCACCTGCTTCTGGGGGCTGA
- a CDS encoding chitin-binding domain-containing protein produces the protein MTDGFGIDLEALSAAVAGVKQDTTGRLAPQQPGDKPAFAYNPETKQLHSTADPDQVAALDANFLTWITEQIEATSKTFAAGAETLAAAPAAASQPQAAAAAPAKEEPPQPYNYKYDVTDADGALSAAESSGNESGPVEGSYYVLLPDNRLMTVSYYVDGESGFVPQISFQENPSPL, from the coding sequence ATGACCGATGGATTCGGGATCGACCTGGAGGCGTTGTCCGCCGCGGTGGCCGGCGTGAAGCAGGACACGACGGGGCGACTGGCGCCCCAGCAGCCCGGTGACAAGCCGGCGTTCGCGTACAACCCGGAGACCAAGCAGCTGCACTCGACTGCGGACCCGGATCAGGTCGCGGCCTTGGACGCGAACTTCCTGACGTGGATCACGGAGCAGATCGAGGCCACCAGCAAGACCTTCGCAGCAGGGGCCGAAACGCTCGCGGCGGCTCCCGCGGCGGCATCGCAGCCCCAGGCCGCTGCGGCGGCCCCGGCCAAGGAAGAGCCCCCGCAGCCCTACAACTACAAGTACGACGTGACCGACGCCGACGGTGCCCTCTCGGCCGCCGAGAGCTCGGGCAACGAGAGCGGGCCGGTGGAGGGCTCCTACTACGTGCTGCTGCCCGACAACCGCCTGATGACGGTGTCCTACTACGTGGACGGCGAGTCGGGTTTCGTCCCGCAGATCTCCTTCCAGGAGAACCCGAGCCCGTTGTAG
- a CDS encoding acyl-ACP desaturase — translation MSDLLTVAHNTDLLRELEPVVARELDRHLATAREWFPHQYIPWDLATTFEGPLNGTSWHPDQSPLDPSVRDALLINLLTEDNLPSYHYAIASHFGRDSAWGTWVHRWTAEEGRHSIALRDYLHVMRAVDPVELERGRMANLSTGWEIEQPTPAHVLAYVTIQELATREAHHNVGQAIGDPNGTRLMRAIATDENLHMLFYRTLCTAALDLSPDLMTRAFADVIDTFRLPGHGMPAFRTQPARFVLSGLYDVAVHHDRVLVPLLRALRLMERGNLGPEGEAARDRIGLLLEALAGKKQRLVELRERVARFPAVTGCACEAVRRRTP, via the coding sequence ATGAGCGACCTGCTGACCGTGGCCCATAACACCGACCTGCTAAGGGAGTTGGAACCCGTCGTCGCCCGGGAACTGGACCGCCACCTGGCGACCGCGCGCGAGTGGTTCCCCCACCAGTACATCCCCTGGGACCTGGCAACCACCTTCGAGGGGCCCCTCAACGGCACCTCCTGGCACCCCGACCAGTCACCACTGGACCCCTCGGTGCGGGACGCCCTGCTGATCAACCTGCTCACGGAGGACAACCTCCCGAGCTACCACTACGCCATCGCCTCCCACTTCGGCCGCGACAGCGCCTGGGGCACCTGGGTCCACCGCTGGACCGCCGAAGAAGGCCGGCACTCCATCGCACTGCGCGACTACCTGCACGTCATGCGTGCCGTGGACCCGGTCGAACTGGAGCGCGGCAGAATGGCCAACCTCTCCACCGGCTGGGAGATCGAACAGCCAACGCCGGCCCACGTACTGGCCTACGTCACCATCCAGGAACTCGCGACCCGCGAAGCCCACCACAACGTCGGCCAGGCCATCGGCGACCCGAACGGCACCCGCCTGATGCGAGCCATCGCGACGGACGAGAACCTGCACATGCTCTTCTACCGAACTCTGTGCACCGCCGCGCTCGACCTGAGCCCCGACCTGATGACCCGCGCCTTCGCCGACGTCATCGACACCTTCCGCCTCCCCGGCCACGGCATGCCCGCCTTCCGCACCCAGCCCGCCCGCTTCGTCCTCTCGGGCCTCTACGACGTCGCCGTCCACCACGACCGCGTGCTCGTCCCGCTGCTCCGCGCCCTGCGCCTCATGGAACGCGGGAACCTCGGCCCCGAAGGGGAGGCCGCCCGCGACCGCATCGGCCTGCTCCTGGAGGCCCTCGCGGGGAAGAAGCAGCGACTCGTCGAACTGCGCGAGCGCGTGGCACGGTTCCCAGCCGTCACGGGGTGCGCCTGCGAAGCGGTTCGCAGGCGCACCCCGTGA
- a CDS encoding acyl carrier protein: protein MHDETTPELNETLLVDVLCSHFRVPREEVRPTSTFAELGLDSLAVMEWVVMIQERTGQQLLDRLGSLSVNDTLDDAVRLLRTAPVASASAG from the coding sequence ATGCACGATGAGACGACCCCTGAACTCAACGAGACGCTGCTGGTCGACGTCCTCTGCTCCCACTTCAGGGTGCCCCGCGAGGAGGTTCGGCCGACGTCGACCTTCGCCGAACTGGGGCTCGACTCGCTGGCGGTGATGGAGTGGGTCGTCATGATCCAGGAGCGCACCGGCCAGCAGCTGTTGGACCGCCTCGGGAGCCTGTCCGTCAACGACACGCTCGACGACGCGGTGCGGCTCCTGCGCACCGCGCCAGTGGCATCGGCCTCCGCTGGATGA
- a CDS encoding beta-ketoacyl-[acyl-carrier-protein] synthase family protein — translation MSADQIAVTGLGLLTSGGPDTATTWDAVCAGRPTAAIDPDLGDVPVPISCRIPDFDARTLHGRNAWRMDRFVHLALAAAREAVTHANLDPNTWDGTRVAVIVGVGSESRESIFTATRKVINHDYATLSPLTVPRSTTNAAAAEIGIALRAYGPSMAVTTACASGATAIGIAKDLLAAGRCDIALAGGAEAPCHPLSSLGFSQMGALSTRLHDPSGASRPFDADRDGFVLAEGAGILVLERAAHARARRAPALAHLAGFGASTDGHHYAAPHPDGIGIERAFTAALADADLHHTDIHHVNAHGTGTPMNDRIEGATLQRIFRGRPPVVTSAKGTTGHALGAAGAIEAALSVLTLWHQLVPPTANLDRIDPDIDLDVVSKQPRPARIDAVASNSYGFGGHNAVLVLTRS, via the coding sequence ATGAGTGCCGATCAGATCGCGGTCACCGGCCTGGGACTGCTCACCTCCGGCGGCCCCGACACCGCCACCACCTGGGACGCGGTCTGCGCCGGCCGCCCCACCGCCGCCATCGACCCGGACCTGGGCGACGTCCCCGTGCCGATCAGCTGCCGGATCCCCGACTTCGACGCCAGAACCCTGCACGGCCGCAACGCCTGGCGCATGGACCGCTTCGTCCACCTGGCGCTGGCCGCCGCCCGCGAAGCCGTCACCCACGCGAACCTGGATCCGAACACCTGGGACGGCACCCGTGTCGCGGTCATCGTCGGGGTCGGCAGCGAGAGCCGCGAAAGCATCTTCACCGCCACCCGCAAGGTCATCAACCACGACTACGCGACGCTCTCGCCCCTGACCGTTCCCCGATCGACGACGAACGCAGCCGCCGCGGAGATCGGCATCGCACTCCGTGCCTACGGCCCCAGCATGGCCGTCACCACCGCGTGCGCCTCCGGCGCGACCGCGATCGGCATCGCCAAGGACCTTCTGGCGGCCGGTCGTTGCGACATCGCCCTGGCCGGCGGCGCCGAAGCGCCGTGCCACCCGCTCTCGTCACTCGGCTTCTCCCAGATGGGCGCACTGTCCACCCGGCTGCACGACCCGAGCGGCGCCAGTCGCCCGTTCGACGCCGACCGCGACGGCTTCGTCCTCGCCGAAGGCGCCGGGATCCTGGTCCTCGAACGAGCCGCGCACGCCCGGGCCCGGCGCGCCCCGGCCCTCGCCCACCTCGCCGGATTCGGCGCCTCCACCGACGGCCACCACTACGCCGCCCCGCACCCCGACGGCATCGGCATCGAACGGGCCTTCACCGCCGCGCTGGCCGACGCCGACCTGCACCACACCGACATCCACCACGTCAACGCCCACGGCACGGGCACACCGATGAACGACCGCATCGAAGGCGCCACCCTCCAGCGCATCTTCCGGGGCCGCCCGCCCGTCGTCACCTCCGCCAAGGGCACCACCGGCCACGCGCTCGGCGCGGCCGGGGCGATCGAAGCCGCCCTGAGCGTCCTGACCCTGTGGCACCAACTCGTTCCGCCCACCGCCAACCTGGATCGGATCGATCCCGACATCGACCTCGACGTCGTCAGCAAGCAGCCCAGGCCCGCACGGATCGACGCCGTCGCCAGCAACTCCTACGGCTTCGGCGGCCACAACGCCGTCCTCGTCCTCACCAGGTCGTGA
- a CDS encoding phosphopantetheine-binding protein produces MTKLFEPIKAKLAHHFNIPEASITPDATFEDLGLDSLGTVELLCVLQDELGLRLPADDALKAPDTTIAQAVAAVEAAQPQAAGEDLRSATVA; encoded by the coding sequence GTGACGAAGCTCTTCGAGCCCATCAAAGCCAAGCTCGCCCACCACTTCAACATCCCCGAGGCCAGCATCACCCCCGACGCCACGTTCGAGGACCTCGGCCTCGACTCGCTCGGCACGGTCGAGTTGCTGTGCGTGCTGCAGGACGAACTCGGCCTCCGGCTCCCCGCCGACGACGCCCTGAAGGCTCCGGACACCACCATCGCCCAGGCCGTGGCGGCCGTCGAAGCGGCTCAGCCGCAGGCGGCCGGTGAAGACCTCCGTTCCGCCACCGTCGCATGA
- a CDS encoding 3-oxoacyl-ACP synthase III family protein, with protein sequence MPHVRARLAGASAHLPERYVTMAQREAQIAAAGPFAPPSGLVTQLTGVQGVHLIGDDEQASDLAVAAARKLLAEHGTDPTDIDLMIFASASQDLAEPATCHIVAAGLGLTCPVFDLKNACNSVLNAIETANALIATGQYRTVLITCGEAPSLFAPPYLPDAQAFVRAMPSLGLSDAGCAILLTAHEADHEDPLLATGVIASRFAADSTAWPSVTVSTGGTIDARRPAGAPQAWFQMTNTRMRDSLTQLTPRKVLPLIGDLGLTFEDFAFIGVHQVSLADIEFICGPAIGVPRDRLVVIVDALGNLASASVPLQLARALESGQAGPGDLIGLVGLAAGCSAGMVIIRL encoded by the coding sequence ATGCCACACGTCCGAGCCCGCCTCGCGGGCGCATCGGCCCACCTGCCCGAGCGCTACGTCACCATGGCTCAGCGCGAGGCCCAGATCGCGGCCGCCGGCCCCTTCGCCCCGCCGTCGGGGCTGGTGACCCAGCTCACCGGTGTACAGGGCGTCCACCTGATCGGTGACGACGAACAGGCCTCCGACCTGGCCGTGGCCGCAGCCCGCAAGCTCCTGGCCGAGCACGGCACGGACCCCACCGACATCGACCTGATGATCTTCGCCTCGGCCTCCCAGGACCTGGCCGAACCGGCGACCTGCCACATCGTGGCCGCCGGACTCGGCCTGACCTGCCCGGTCTTCGACCTGAAGAACGCCTGCAACAGCGTCCTCAACGCGATCGAGACCGCCAACGCGCTCATCGCCACCGGGCAGTACCGCACCGTCCTCATCACCTGCGGCGAGGCCCCCTCGCTCTTCGCACCCCCGTACCTGCCCGACGCGCAGGCCTTCGTGCGGGCCATGCCGTCCCTCGGCCTGTCGGACGCCGGATGCGCGATCCTCCTCACCGCCCACGAGGCCGACCACGAAGACCCCTTGCTGGCAACGGGGGTGATCGCGAGCCGGTTCGCCGCCGACTCCACGGCCTGGCCATCGGTCACGGTCAGCACCGGCGGGACCATCGACGCCCGCCGCCCGGCCGGTGCGCCGCAGGCCTGGTTCCAGATGACGAACACCCGCATGCGCGACAGCCTGACGCAGCTGACGCCCCGCAAGGTCCTTCCGCTGATCGGCGATCTCGGCCTCACCTTCGAGGACTTCGCCTTCATCGGCGTGCACCAGGTCTCGCTCGCGGACATCGAGTTCATCTGCGGCCCGGCCATCGGCGTCCCGCGCGACAGGCTGGTCGTCATCGTCGACGCCCTCGGCAACCTCGCCTCGGCCTCCGTGCCCCTCCAGCTCGCCCGCGCACTGGAGAGCGGCCAGGCCGGCCCGGGAGACCTGATCGGCCTCGTCGGCCTGGCGGCCGGCTGCAGCGCCGGCATGGTGATCATCAGGCTCTGA
- a CDS encoding NAD-dependent epimerase/dehydratase family protein: protein MNGPDKVLVTGGTGFLGLEICRQLVARGTETVSISRRPSAELAELGVRQYHGDLADLADLAVLARAANGCGAVVHNAALAGCSGPLRPYWRTNVVGTLNVIAACRLQAVPALVYTSTASVVFRPGGLENVDERLGYPRRHLAAYPMTKAKAEEIVLAANGPSLATVSLRPHLIWGPGDPHFTPALLRSVHGGRLFMPGDGSVLVDSTHVRTAAHAHLLALDRLHAGHRSSGRAYFITQGEPLPVGSLALLLLAAAGVTARWQALPRTLVHLAATARDLGARLPGSTDTHALSRFITAELTHPHWFDLTAARTDLGFAPPVTLTEGLTQLAGDAGLSDAVKVLLAARAG from the coding sequence GTGAACGGACCCGACAAGGTGCTGGTGACCGGCGGAACCGGCTTCCTCGGGCTGGAGATCTGCCGCCAGTTGGTCGCCCGCGGCACCGAGACCGTCTCGATCAGCCGACGGCCGAGCGCCGAACTGGCCGAACTCGGCGTGCGCCAGTACCACGGCGATCTGGCCGACCTGGCCGACCTCGCGGTGCTCGCGCGTGCCGCGAACGGCTGCGGCGCCGTGGTCCACAACGCGGCGCTCGCCGGATGCAGCGGTCCGCTGCGCCCGTACTGGCGGACCAACGTGGTCGGGACGCTGAACGTGATCGCCGCGTGCCGCCTGCAGGCCGTGCCCGCACTGGTCTACACGTCGACGGCCAGCGTCGTCTTCCGCCCCGGCGGGCTGGAGAACGTCGACGAGCGCCTCGGCTACCCGCGGCGCCACCTGGCCGCGTACCCGATGACCAAGGCGAAGGCGGAGGAGATCGTGCTGGCGGCCAACGGCCCGTCACTGGCCACCGTCTCGCTGCGACCCCACCTGATCTGGGGCCCCGGCGACCCGCACTTCACCCCGGCGCTCCTGCGCTCCGTCCACGGCGGACGGCTGTTCATGCCGGGAGACGGCTCCGTCCTCGTCGACAGCACCCACGTGCGCACCGCCGCACACGCGCACCTGCTGGCACTCGACCGCCTCCACGCGGGCCACCGGTCAAGCGGGCGGGCCTACTTCATCACGCAGGGCGAGCCGCTGCCGGTGGGCAGCCTGGCGCTGCTGCTCCTGGCGGCCGCCGGGGTGACGGCCCGTTGGCAGGCGCTCCCGCGTACGCTCGTCCACCTGGCCGCGACGGCAAGGGACTTGGGCGCCCGACTGCCCGGTTCGACCGACACGCACGCGCTGAGCCGCTTCATCACGGCCGAACTGACCCACCCGCACTGGTTCGACCTCACGGCTGCCCGCACCGACCTCGGGTTCGCTCCGCCGGTCACCCTGACCGAGGGCCTGACCCAACTGGCCGGGGACGCGGGCCTGTCCGATGCGGTGAAAGTCCTGTTGGCAGCCCGGGCCGGCTGA
- a CDS encoding AMP-binding protein → MTAIDLLARLERVANERSGDIALVCGRRDGSGQSLRFAELYRAALRTVDALCGEGVERGHRAVVMTQDPFELAVVICALLRLGAVPVLIDPGLPRADLRACLDEVAPEVFIGQPAALLARRVLGWANGHVRIALATRAGRPLVWARALPIGRPVAGAVPEAPPVVRSPAPDDLAMIAFTSGSTGRPKGVEYHYSTLTGQLDALEPLLAGSDRGPLLSGFLPFVLFGPALGLTTIAPAVSHRAPARTPPQRVLRPLLDHRASTVVASPAVLSLLAEHCARRGLVLSSVNRVLSFGAPLHRRLADLLHRVLRPDAEVLSVYGATECLPVSAVSTARLREGAGGSCVGRPLPGLSVRVLEADATGVGEIAVAGPNVSVAYHSRPEATAAAKLAADCGLLHRTGDLGRFDEQDRLWFHGRKAHRVTGSDFTLCTEEIEAATGRVPVVRRTALVGIGPAGQQRAVLCAELEPGRDTGRESRCTARQLLSEALALVPGGQHVEALLIHPRFPTDIRHNSKIDRVHLATWAAQRLGSTS, encoded by the coding sequence GTGACAGCGATCGACCTGTTGGCGCGACTGGAGCGGGTGGCGAACGAGCGGTCCGGTGACATCGCGCTCGTGTGCGGCCGGCGCGACGGCTCCGGGCAGAGCCTGCGGTTCGCAGAGCTGTACCGCGCAGCTCTGCGGACCGTCGACGCCTTGTGCGGCGAGGGCGTCGAGCGCGGGCACCGGGCGGTCGTGATGACCCAGGATCCGTTCGAGCTGGCCGTGGTGATCTGCGCGCTGCTGCGGCTCGGCGCCGTCCCGGTGCTCATCGACCCTGGCCTGCCGCGCGCGGACCTCCGGGCGTGCCTGGACGAGGTGGCGCCCGAGGTGTTCATCGGCCAGCCGGCAGCGCTGCTCGCGCGCCGGGTACTGGGCTGGGCGAACGGCCACGTGCGGATCGCCCTGGCGACCAGGGCCGGCCGACCACTGGTGTGGGCCCGCGCCCTACCGATCGGACGACCGGTGGCCGGAGCGGTGCCCGAGGCGCCCCCAGTGGTGCGGTCGCCCGCACCCGACGATCTCGCGATGATCGCGTTCACCTCCGGATCCACCGGACGACCCAAGGGTGTGGAGTACCACTACTCCACCCTGACAGGGCAGTTGGACGCCCTGGAGCCCCTGCTGGCCGGCTCCGATCGGGGCCCGTTGCTCTCCGGGTTCCTGCCGTTCGTCCTCTTCGGCCCGGCCCTCGGGCTGACAACCATCGCGCCCGCCGTCAGCCACCGCGCGCCCGCACGCACCCCACCCCAGCGGGTCCTTCGCCCGCTGCTCGACCACCGGGCGTCGACGGTGGTCGCCTCGCCCGCGGTCCTTTCCCTGCTGGCCGAGCACTGCGCGCGACGCGGCCTCGTCCTGTCGTCGGTGAACCGGGTGCTGTCGTTCGGCGCGCCGCTGCACCGGCGCCTGGCCGACCTCCTGCACCGCGTCCTGCGCCCCGATGCCGAGGTGCTGAGCGTCTACGGCGCGACCGAGTGCCTGCCGGTCAGCGCGGTGAGCACCGCCCGGCTACGGGAGGGTGCAGGAGGCAGCTGTGTCGGACGGCCGCTGCCCGGCCTGAGCGTGCGGGTACTGGAGGCGGACGCCACCGGGGTGGGTGAGATCGCGGTCGCGGGCCCGAACGTCAGCGTCGCCTACCACTCCCGGCCCGAGGCGACCGCCGCGGCCAAGCTGGCCGCCGACTGCGGGCTGCTGCACCGCACCGGGGATCTGGGGCGCTTCGACGAGCAGGACCGGTTGTGGTTCCACGGCCGCAAGGCCCATCGTGTCACCGGGAGCGACTTCACCTTGTGCACCGAGGAGATCGAGGCCGCGACCGGCCGGGTGCCGGTGGTGCGGCGCACCGCGCTGGTCGGGATCGGACCGGCCGGGCAGCAGCGCGCGGTGCTCTGCGCCGAACTCGAACCCGGACGCGATACCGGACGCGAAAGCCGTTGCACCGCACGCCAGTTGCTCAGCGAGGCCCTCGCGCTCGTGCCCGGCGGACAACACGTCGAGGCGCTCCTGATCCACCCGCGGTTCCCCACCGACATCCGGCACAACTCGAAGATCGACCGGGTGCACCTCGCCACCTGGGCCGCACAACGCCTCGGGAGCACGTCGTGA
- a CDS encoding alpha/beta fold hydrolase, protein MRTGAQSPALPGYPGAPHRRRVPRTDQHYVDLGAGAPVLFVHGNPSWSYMWRHLLTALSPGYRCIAPDLTGMGLSARPVTSAEPAERLRAQLDDLQALYGHLVVERGLPAHGWTLVLHDWGGPLGIAWARRNPGVVARLVVLNTVGFRLPESYRVPAYLRWIRDIAPLASLVHATNLFTRLAVRVGCRRRLPPEVRRAYLLPYAKKQDRRAVVDFIRCIPRDGGDDPVWRELDLPDGHAEPTTVPLFVGWGMKDPVFTPGLADEWQRRYPHATVRRYPAAGHFVMEDVADELAGHLLDFLHRTERR, encoded by the coding sequence ATGCGAACGGGAGCGCAGTCGCCGGCACTGCCCGGCTACCCAGGCGCGCCGCACCGCCGGAGGGTTCCCCGGACGGACCAGCACTACGTCGACCTCGGCGCCGGTGCGCCCGTCCTGTTCGTGCACGGCAACCCGTCCTGGAGCTACATGTGGCGGCACCTGCTGACCGCCCTCTCCCCCGGGTACCGGTGCATCGCCCCCGATCTGACCGGCATGGGTCTGTCCGCCCGCCCTGTGACCTCGGCCGAGCCGGCCGAGCGCCTGCGCGCACAACTGGACGACCTGCAGGCCCTGTACGGGCACCTGGTCGTCGAGCGGGGACTGCCTGCCCACGGGTGGACCTTGGTGCTGCACGACTGGGGCGGGCCGCTGGGGATCGCGTGGGCGCGGCGCAACCCGGGCGTGGTGGCCCGGCTGGTCGTGCTGAACACGGTCGGCTTCCGCCTCCCGGAGAGCTACCGCGTCCCCGCGTACCTGCGGTGGATCCGCGACATCGCCCCGCTGGCGTCACTGGTGCACGCCACGAACCTGTTCACCCGCCTAGCGGTGCGGGTCGGGTGCCGGCGCCGACTGCCGCCCGAGGTGCGCCGTGCCTACCTGCTGCCGTACGCCAAGAAACAAGACCGGCGGGCGGTGGTCGACTTCATCCGGTGCATTCCCCGCGACGGCGGGGACGACCCGGTGTGGCGGGAACTGGACCTGCCCGACGGCCACGCCGAACCGACGACGGTGCCGCTGTTCGTCGGCTGGGGGATGAAGGACCCCGTGTTCACCCCCGGGCTCGCGGACGAGTGGCAGCGCCGCTACCCGCACGCCACGGTCCGCCGCTACCCGGCCGCCGGGCACTTCGTCATGGAGGACGTGGCCGACGAACTCGCCGGACACCTCCTCGACTTCCTCCATCGGACGGAACGACGGTGA